The DNA sequence CTGCCTCTGGCAACCTTTTGATTCTCTTGGCTGACAAGACTTTGTCTATATCTGCCTTAATTTgaatgagtcaagattagagtggtgctggaaaagcacagcaggtcaggcagtatccgagggcCCTGCTTCTGTTGCCTTCTAAGGCAGTCTAAGGAAAACCATTCTCATCCCAATCCTAAAAAGGCAATCCCGAATTTTAAAACTGTCCTCTAGTTTTAGTCCTGCCCACAAGCCCTTCCCCATCCACATTGCTGTACTGTTTCTCCTGAATGTTCAGAGCTGCACACACTGCTCcaaatgtaacacactcaatCCTTATGTATTTAACATTAATTTTTAACAACATGTATGTGAAAGTGTAGATCCCATGTTAGTTTTTCCCCCACTGCACTCTCCTGTCTTTGCCTTACCTGGGTTGAGGAACATTCTGTTCACTACTTTTTCCTAAAATACTCTTGTTTTTACATGTGTCAACTATCTACACTGTTTTGGTTGAACTACTCTGGTCTGAACATTTGAGTTTATTCCATTTTTGTAGAAGAAATGTCTTCGCTGGTTGGACAATTAATGTATATATCTTAATGGTACTCAAGAGTAAGCAATAAGTGTTTTTGTTCCGTTTGTAGAGGATGGTTAGCAACTGGAGGACGAGATAAAATGGTGAAAGTATGGGACCTGTCAACAACCAGAACCAAAGAGGTCTATTGTGTCCAGACTATTGCCTCAGTAGCACGGGTGAAATGGCGACCAGAAATGAAGTACCATCTAGCAACCTGCTCCATGATGGTAGATCACAACATTTATGTCTGGGATATCCGACGCCCATACATCCCatttggaatgtttgaggagcacaAGGATGTGACCACAGGAATTATATGGCGTCATATTCATGATCCTTATTACCTTCTTTCTGGATCGAAAGACAGTACTCTGTACCAGCACATGTTTAAAGATGCCAGCCGACCTGTTGATCGTGCCAACCCTGAAGGGCTGTGCTATGGGCTGTTTGGAGACTTGGCTTTTGCAGGGAAAGATAGCATGTTTACCAGTGACTCAAATCGGAAAACCTATGGAGGCGAGAGACGCTATCCCATTTTTTTCTTCAAGAAGCCGGATTTATCAGAGCAATTTGCAAATGTGTCCAGTTCTCTGAATGTGTTTGAAATGGAAGGGGGCAGTAACTCCGTGGACTGGTTTGTCAACATGGCACAACAGTACATTCTGACTGGTCGGTCGCTGGCTGAGCTCTGTGATCATAATGCCAAAATTGCGAAAGAATTATATCGTTATCAGGTACGGAGATTGCTTGGGCTCAGAATGGAAAATGTATGTTAAATATAAaagatatacacacactctcctccattCACGGATTAAGAACTTAAAGGAATTACATTTCCAGTTTCCCCttctgttagagtcatagagatgtacagcagagaaacagaccctttgttccaaattgtccatgctgaccagatatcctaacctaatctagttccatttgacagcacttggcccaaatccgtctaaacctttcctattcatagacccatccaaatgctataattgtaccagcctccaccacttcctctggcagctcattccatacacgtaccacccttggTGTGaacaatttgccccttaggtctcttttatatttttcccctctcaccctaaacctatgccctctagttctggactccaccacctcaaggaaaaggctttgtctatttaccctatccatgttcctcatgattttataaacctctataaggtcacccctcagtctccgacactccagggaaaacagccccagcctgttcagcctctccctgtagctcaaaccctccaaccctgacaacatccttgtaaatcttttctgaaccttttcaagtttcatgacatccttctgataggaaggagaccagaattgcgcgcagtattccagaagtggcctaaccaatgttttgtacagctgcaacatgacctcccaactcctgtactcaatactctgaccaataaaggaaagcataccaaacgccgccttcactatcctatctacctgcgactccactttcatggaactatgaacctgtgtCCACTGTGTTTACCACTAATAGCTGGTTCACCATTTGTTATCACTGCAGAATAACCCCTCTGGATCATTTGGCAGGGAGGCATTAGAAGATTTGAAATTGCACCTCAAAGTAAATAATCATATTTTAAGGACCGAGAGAGAGGTTTTTGTTAATGAGCATAATTAATGCTGCACATGTGTCTGACTGCAGTCATGACTAAGGAATGCCCAagcttgggtggcacagtggttagcactgttgcctcacagcgccagagacccaggttcaattcctgcctcaggcgactcgctgtgtggagtttgcacactctctccgtgtctgcgtgggtttcctccgagtgctccggtttcctcccacaatccaaaaatgtgcaggttaggtgaattagccatgctaaattgtccgtagtgttagatgaaggggtaaatgtaggggaatgggtctgggtgggttgctcttcagtggattggtgtggacttgttgggccgaagggcctgtttccacgttgcaagtaatctaatctaatcctatgTGACAGTTAAATGGTAAATATAACTTCTCTTCCCCAGATAGTGCTTTTGCGAACTGATGAATAATAAATACTTGAGTGAATTGCTGTTAGTTCCTAGGTTTATATTAAAACTCCTTGAGCTATATTCTATTTGCGCTCCAGTTATGATCTTAGTTGACATTAATTCTGGACAGATAAGATGCCAGCCTGAAATTTAGGATGATTGAAGCATTTAGTTCTCGctattgagtatgggagttgggaagtcatgttacaGGACATTGGCTGAGTAGCCtggggtattttccctggagcaatgACGGCTGAGGGGTGTCCCGTAgtggtttataaaaacatgaggggtatggatagggggAATAGTAAAGGTCAATTCTCCAGGGTAGGGAAgccaaaaactagagggcataggtttacggtgagaggggaaagatttaaaagggaactaaggggcaactttttcatgcagagggtggtgagtatatggaatgagctgccagaggaagtgatggaggctggtacaattacaacatttaaaaggcatttggatgggtacgtgaataggaagggtttagagggatataggccaggtgctggcaaatgggtctagattaggttaggatatctggtcagcatggatgggttggtgcataggtccgtttccgtgctgtacagctgcacAACTCTGTTTAGTAAGGTGGTTTGTCACTGAAGCATAAGCATGTAATTCTGCAGATATGGTTTGTCTGTTTTACTGATTGTTATGCAAAATAACAAGCAGAATAAACCAACCTATACACTTAGAACACAATTTTAAAGGTTTTTGAAGCACTTCGTAAAATTCCATCAATCCCAACAGCACTCCATTACAGTACTCAAActtttcagtttgtttctttatttGTAGGGTTAGCATGCTTTGACTTGACCATCTGGTTTTAATTCCTGGTCTTGAAAGTTTTTTTACATCTTCCTTGAGTATTAATATAACTAAGGCTAAGGCCCTTTTGTGGCCTCACGGTAATGTCCCTATCCCTGGACTCAAATCGgccctgggttcaaattccattTGCTCCAGAGATACGTAACGCCTTTTcaaaacaggttgattagaaaaataggttaattaAAAAGAAATACAGTGAGCATAGATTTTCTTAGCTTCAAAGAATCCCATCAGAATTCTAACCAAGCAGTTATAGTTTGGAACTCTCAACCTAAATTCCTCACACTGAGGTAACCTATTTCTTAACAGGTCTAAACTATGTCCTTTTTCTTCGGGGGAAACTAGTTTGGACATCTGACTTCCTCCAGGACCACAGCAAACTGAAACCCAAAGCTTTTCCAGCTGTAGGTGCTTCCCCTTACACAAAATGCTTCTCACTGAAAGCAAACTAATGCTCTTCAATGTTCACTTTGTTCACTTACAAAACTGTCCAATAGAAACAAATTCCCATTAGCCGTTGAGGAAATCTCTCTTTTATTTGTTTTAGAAATTACGCTGCAGAAATACATACGAAGTAATCATTAGTAAACCCCCCTCTCTGAAAGACCAAAACCCACGTGCCACTAGTTCTGAAACAAAATTCTAAAATGCATAATAAACCATATAACTGTCACACATTGCGTCACGCTACATGTTAGTTTACAATAAAAAACATTGGACCCCAATATTTAAAATTTGCACTGTAATCACGTGCGTGGTGAATACGGTGCTACCAACATTGTGGCTTCTTTCCCCACTTCATGCAGTCTTAACTGCATTTTACAGTGATTGTTGTAAACACTGGTTAGAGTAATGtagttagaacatagaatgttatagcgcagtactggcccttcgaccctcgatgttgcaccgacctgtgacgttaatctgatgcccatctaatctacactttCATTATTGTCGGTATGTATGtgcaatgcccatttaaatgcccttaacgttagctaccactgacatctgtcctatatctatcacccctcaatttaaagctatgtcccctcatgttagtctTCACCATTGGAGGAAAAActgttctcactgtccacccagtCTAACCCTCCGATATCTTTATATGTCTTgatttaagtcacctctcaaccttcttctctccagcaaAAACAGTTCCTTCAGCCagtcttcataagaccttccttccataccaggtaacatcctagtaaatctcctctgaaccctttccaaagctcccatatccttcctataatgcgatgaCCAAAACTGTACTTAATACATCAGttgcagccttaccagtgtcttgtacaactgaagcatgaccttgtggctctgaaactcaatcccctaccaataaatgccaacccaccatatgccgccttaacaaccctatcaacctgggtggcaactttcagggatttatgcacctggacaccaagatctctctgttcatccacactgtcaagaattttaccattagcccagtactctgcattcctgttgcatCTTCCGAAGTGACCTACCTTTcccttttctgcattaaactccatttgccgcttctcagcccagctctgcatcttatctatgtcatTCTGtcacctgcaacatccttcagcattatccacaactctgcctacattagtgtcatccgcaaatttactaacccagccttctacgcccacatccagatcatttatgaaaatgacaaatagtattggccccaaaacagatccttgccgcatgccactggtaactgagctccaggatgaacatttcccatcaaccaccaccctctgtcttcttttagctagccaatttctgatccaaactgctaaatcaccttcaatcctgaaattccgtattttgtgcaatagcctaccacgtggagccttatcaagtgccttactgaagtccatatacaccacatcaactgctttaccttcatccacctggtTTGTCACCTTCTCGCAGAAGGTTAGTGAGGTACAACcaaccttcacaaaaccatatggactatccctaatcaaattattcctttccaaatgattataaatcctatcctttcTAACCTTTTTTCCAACACCTTGCCCACAagcgaagtaaggctcactggtctataattaccagggttgtcccgactctttctccccccccccccccttaaacaAAGGATCgacatttactatcctccagtctctggcactactcctgttgacaatgatgacacaaagaccaaagccaaaggctcttcaATCACCcccctggctttccagagaatccgaggagaagtcccatccagcccagggatcTTATCTactttcagatcttccaaaattgctaaaccCTCCTCTTTGTTAACCTCCATTCCttctaatcttgtagcctgtatctctgtattcccACTAACTAttacccttttccaatgtgaatgctgacgaaaagtattcattaagcgcttcccccatgtcctcagattacacacacaacttcccacgactatctttgattggccctagtcttactctagtcattcatTGCGtttgggttttccttgatcctatccaccaacaacctCTCATGTCTCCTGgttcttcttagccctctctttcgAGCTGTTCTGGCTAACCTATAAACACTCAAGTCCCCTAGCAGAGCCTGcacacctcatcctcacataagcctcctccttcctcttgacaagagcttcaacttctttagtaaaccatggctccctatatctacaactacctccctgcctgatggttatttacttatcaaggacccacagtagctgttccttgaataagttccacgtTTCAAGTGTgaccatcctctgcagtttccttccccatcctatgtatcctaaatcttgcctaatcacatcataattgcttttTCCTCCGTTATATCTCattccctgcagtatatacctatccctgcccattgctgtTGTAAACATAACCAAACTATGGTCACTATCgctaaagtgctcacctacctccaaatctaacacctggctgggttcatttccccataccaaatccaacatggcatcaccccttgttggcctggccacatactgtgtcagaaaaccctcctgcacacattgaacaaaaactgacccatctaaattacttgaactatagtattcccaatcaatatcgggaaagttaaagtcccccgtaACAACTATCCTGTTAGTCttgctcctatcgagaatcatcctTGCTCTCCTTTCccctacatccctggaacaatttggaggcctatagaaaactcccaacagggtgacctctcctttcttgtttctaacgTCAGCCTATACTATCTCAGTGGATGAGACCTCAAACATTCTCAGCTGCTATAATACTACCCTTGATTTCACCCCCCACCATCCCGGTCTTTTACCATCATCTCTGTTCTTGTTGAAACATCTGAAccctggaatctgcaacaaccattcctagcCATGTCTTTGAAACAGCCagaacatcgaaatcccaggtaccaacccatgttgcaagttcacccaccttattccggatgcacctggaattgaagtacacttttcaaaccaacatcctgacTTCTAGTGCCCTCTTGTGACCTTGTATACCTATCTCTGAACTTactaccctcaacctcctttACACTGGAACtataattcaggttcccatccccctgctgcattagtttaacCCCCCACTGGgcgatattggtacccctctggttcaggtgaagaccatcctgtttgtactgTCCCACCTTCCTCACAAAGAGCTCCAAGAATCCAAAATCCTCCCTCGCtacagccacatgttcagctccgctttctccctattcctcccttcactagcacgtggcacaggcaacaaaccagagatgatAACTCTGTTATTGCTCTAAGCTttcatcctagctccctgaatttctgccttcgaTCCCCACTTTActtccttcctatgtcgttggtgcctatgtggacatTAAGAACCCTGAATCGTGGGTGGATCAAATGTGTATACTTTAGTTGTATGACATTGACAGCATTCTGATGGATTACAGCAAGGGTATGAATGAGATTTGCTCTTTTCTGTGTCTAGGTGGCTCAGACATGGACAATGCTGAGGATCGTCTACTCCAGCCCAGGTGCTATCTCATCAGTCAATTTGAATCAAAGTATAGGCAAGAGTGGAGGCTTGCCTCTTATGAACAGGTAAGTAAAGAGGGAATTTAATTTAAATATGTGTTTCAGAAGTAGAACATCAGGATAAGACTACATTTATGGCTTCATTGATTATTTTGGTCTTGGCTTTATTCTTTTCATTTTATGCTCATTTGGCTTACACCCAAGCTAGGAGCAGATGAATTATGTTGGATTACATACTGTaggtttggatgtaggtttgctcactgagcttgaaggttcatttccagatgtttaatCACCCCTCgtagtgggcctcaggtgaaggtATATTGTAGGTATAGTATTTCTTATTGGAATGTATTCCAGATTCTGTTCGAGATTCCCTCCTTTTCAAATCCTCTGATTTGGTGAATTTTTGAGCTATTATTTATTTCTATTTAGCGTAATTGACTCACTTTTTATTTTCCTTCCCAGTCTTAAGGAGCTATCCGTAGCACTTAACAATGAGCCGAGGTTGGAGCGAGGGAAGGCAGAAAATTGGCAAGAAATGAATCACATACATTCCTCAAACCCTTTGATCACTGCAAATGAAGGTATGGTAACACTTGTCGCTGGGATTCCAGCTCAACTAAATAATTCACGTCTATCCAATTAATCTTTTATAAATGACAGTGGATTTCAGTGATAAAAGTTCTGACACTTTTTATTGCGTAATTTTATGTTATAAAATCCATGCCAATGTCCATGATTGTGCTGGATAATCCAGGATAAACTGCCCTTGGCCATCAACTCCAAACATGACATGCACGTTATTCCACCTGAGGTAATTTATCTCCCTTTCTTCACTCACTCATTTTCCCTACCAAtaaatctctttctctctgaccACTGAAATAGAAGTTTACCTGAACAGCCTTCACTATGAAAGTCTTTCCTGGGAGACATGTGAAATTTGCACTGGATGTATTCTAATGCTTACTAACATTTAAATCTTTAGTACTAAAAATTGAAAGCCTTGCTACTTGGTGGATCTGAAAGATAATAACCCAATTATTAACACATCAGGCTACTTGGAGGAGTTCACCCCAGAGTCGGTTTTTCAGTGATAACTATTGAATTAATTATTGTCTGATTTGTTCTCTACatattttgaaaggatttgcTTTAAATAGAATGCAAACCTCCTGGCACTTAAATTGTCATGTAAACTTTTAactgtttactgtctcactcttccACCAATAAGGCTCCTTCAGTAGAGCCAGGGAGAGCAAAGTGAAGTCATTGCCCTTGCTATGTTGCATTAGTGCAGTTGTGATCTGCCATCAAGGTATAAGTGTGATGTAATTCAGCAGCAATGGTGTCCGGTATGTAAATTGACTAaatattgcccccccccccccgccgccaaGCCCTTTACTGtccctgacttgaaaatatattgccattccttcagcgtCACTGAGTTAAAACCCTGgagctaggcaaaagtgagtactgcagatgctggaaatcagagtccagattagagtggtgctggaaaagcacagcaggtcaggcaacatctgaattGATTGTGGGTATAACTGCCCTAAATGGCCTGCAGCAATCCAAGAACtagctcaccaccttctcaagggcatctacAGCTGGGCAGTAAAGCTGGTTCAGCCAGCAACACCTATATCCCATGACCAAATTAAAAGAGAATTGTCTTTGTGAGCCAAGTTTCCCACCTTCCAGCATCCAAACTAACTTGATATTGATACTTTCCTTCTACCACACCACAGAGAATGAGGAGACAGAAGGTAGTGATGTGCCGGCTGATTACCTGTTTGGGGATGTGGAAGGAGATGAAGATGACCTCTACATGGTGGACCATGAAAATGCGCCTGGTGAGCATTTACTCAGATACTTGAGAAAATCCGTCAGTTACCAATTGCATAGTGAAAATTAGTGTTAAGTCTCCTAACCACAAGAGAGCTCCTGTGGTGTAGGTGGAGATCTGTCATTAAGCAGATGTTCTGTACAAACAATGGTTGGGCCCTTCTATGAGGCAAGTGATGTGATTTGACTAAAAAAAAACTAATGGGAGAAAGACAGTACACTGACAAGGGTCTCAATTGGTAGTAAATTGTTTATTTAGCTTGAGTCTCATGAGAGATGACCAGTATTAAGAAAAACACCACTTGTGTCTTAAATCTACTAGCTTTATTAAGAGCTCTTTCTCAAGAAGAGCTAACCTGTCTGATTACCAGCAGCAGTGACAAGTGCTAAACCAAGTAGTTTCTCTCACTGACTTGGGCTTTTTTCTCCTTTTGAAGCTGTGTAGACTGTGATATACCCTCAGAATCCATGAGTTATACCCatgatgtgaagtgggtgttccaagtgtgatgtaactggtcaaaccactcagctttaagcaaaggTATTTTTAAAAAACCACCAAAGGAAAGTGGAATTTAGATTAACTTCACTATTGGAAGACTTAACCGACCCGATATATTaagtattactaatgaactgttccaattcaGTAACCTCTCAAACACGTCCCTTGAcgaaaaggtaaattcaaacccCGATCTTTACAGGCAGGAGGAAATAACGTCTAAACTAGGGGGTGggatttcagagaaagtcagtCAGGAATTCTTTAGCTTGCAACCCTTCTGGTACTCAGTACATATTGTGACTGCTACACAAATAAAAACtcaaaaaaaaacctgaactgggagaactgaccactccccttccaCTAGTAAATTGTTACTTCATAGACGTTATAACCCATAACTGTTACTCCCTCTGCTTTTATcacatctcttcaaaaaaaaaggacaaaataacctttttaaagtgacagcatcatcactgcagagagagctTGGAGGATTATAGGAAGGGGACAAATTGACCATGGTTAACCACGGTACTTAAGGATAGTATCAATTCTTTTTCTTTCATTGTGGCAAAGGTTTATGGTAACATCAAAAGATAACCCAAGAtagagggagaaaataaacttgAGGATACGCTGAGGATACAGGCCAAAGTGAGTCGAGGTAATAATTATGGAGAAACAGGAAATAGAAGAAGCTGCAAAAAGATTTTGTCAGTTTTCATGGTATTCAGCATGAGCATTCCAACATTACTACGTCAAGGAGCTAAGCGGGAGAGGATATAAATACAGTATcactgaggggaaaaagaaagagaTTTGAGGCCAAAGTcagcagagtggctcagtggttagcactgctgcctctcaatgccagggacctgggtttgatttcacccATAGGTTACTGTTCAAAAGCCACACAGACCTTCTCCCTATGTtagcgtgggtttgctctgggtgctGAGGTTTCCTCCCTTcgtccaaggatgtgcagcttaggtggattagcAGGGTGAgaaggatagggtaggggagtgagtctgggtcagtgtgaactgtatggactgaatggcctgcttccataccataaggattctatgattccccaTTATTAAAGGAAATGGCTAGAATGGATATATTGGTAGTAATCTTCCAAAACCCTCTTCTGGAAAAGTcctagaggattggaaaactgccttattcaaaaaaaaaggaagacTACATTAAACAGAACTATTCCCCAGTTAGCTTAGCACATGCAAATTTGGAAtatgtttaattttgttttctttttaaaacgAAATGTCAAAGATTTCTCACTTCTACTGACTTTGTTTGTTAGCAGAGGAACATGAGTACATTTTGCCTCAGGAAGCATTTCAACTGCGTCATGAAATTATAGATAATCCTTCTGCTCCAGACCATCTTCAGGACAAAGTGGAATCTCCACATGTCAGTGGGAATGAAGCGGAGACTGTATGTTTGACTCCAATTGAATCCTTCTCCCTCATGTCAATCTCCCAGCCCCTGTATGATGCCTATCTGCCTGCTGATTATTTTAATTCTCTTGTGAAAGACATGCTACATTACTATGCAGAACAGGGAGATGTGCAGATGGCTGTATCGGTTCTCATCGTACTTGGGGACCGTATACGGAAAGAAATTGATGAACAGACACAGGTAAGAATATGATGGAATGAAAATTATTTTCTGTTCATAGATGTGGCTGTAGTTTGACTTAAACATATTTGGAATTAGAGGTCACAAATCCATCAAAGGTAGATGATTTCTACAATGGGTCTGCTTTTCTTCAACCACATCTGCCATTTGCACCTGGACAGGTTCCCTCTCCTACAATGCTTTCAATTCACAAACTTCATTTTGGTTTGCAGAACTCTGGGTTTTGCTGCACCTCCAGCCTATAGTCAAAGCAATGTTCCTCCGATCGCTTTTTTGTCCCAATTCTGAATCAGAAGTGTTggggtgaccaaacaggtggatgaggtaaagcggttgatatatatggatttcagcaaggtgtttgataaggttccacatggtaggctgttgtgCAAAAtatagaggcatggaattgagggtgatttagccggttgcatcagaaattggctagctgaaagaagacagagggtggtagttgatgggaaatattcatctttGAGTTCCTTTACTAGTGGTGcatcgcaaggatctgttttgggaccactgctgtttgtcgtttttataaatgatctggatgagggaaaAGAAGGATGGGTTattaaatttgcggatgatactagggttggtggagttgtggattgtgctgaaggatgttgtaggttacagcaGGACATGgatcagctgcagagctgggctgagaggtggcaaatggagtttaatatggaaaagtgtgaggtgagtcactttggaaggagcaacaggaataaagagtgctGGATGAATGGTAAGATTCCTGGTAGTGTATGGTAATGTAGGTGAGCAGAGAAATCTTGATTTCCATGTACATCGATCCCTGAAAGTCACCACCCAGGCTGATcgagctgttaagaaggcatacggtgtgttaacttttattggtcTACGgactgagttttggagccatgaggtcatgctgcaactgtagaaaactggtgtggctgcacttggagtattgcatataattctggtcacagcatttataggaaggatgtggaagctttagaaaggtttcagaggagatttactaggatgttgccaggtatggagggaatgtcttatgcagaaaggctaagggacttgaggctgttttcattgggagGTTAGgtggtgacttaatagagacatacaagatgatcagaggattatataggatggacagtgacagcctttttcctcaga is a window from the Chiloscyllium punctatum isolate Juve2018m chromosome 40, sChiPun1.3, whole genome shotgun sequence genome containing:
- the wdr24 gene encoding GATOR2 complex protein WDR24 isoform X1, whose product is MEKMARVTTVLSGSTITGRTMFCHLDAPANAISVCRDAAQVVVAGRNIFKIYSIEEEQFVERANLRVGRKLSLNFSCADVVWHQMDDNLLATAATNGAVVTWNLGKPSRNKQDQLFTEHKRTVNKVCFHPNEVNMLLSGSQDGYMKCFDLRKRESVSTFSGQSESVRDVQFSIKDYFAFAASFENGNVQLWDIRRPDRYERMFTAHNGPVFCCDWHPDDRGWLATGGRDKMVKVWDLSTTRTKEVYCVQTIASVARVKWRPEMKYHLATCSMMVDHNIYVWDIRRPYIPFGMFEEHKDVTTGIIWRHIHDPYYLLSGSKDSTLYQHMFKDASRPVDRANPEGLCYGLFGDLAFAGKDSMFTSDSNRKTYGGERRYPIFFFKKPDLSEQFANVSSSLNVFEMEGGSNSVDWFVNMAQQYILTGRSLAELCDHNAKIAKELYRYQVAQTWTMLRIVYSSPGAISSVNLNQSIGKSGGLPLMNSLKELSVALNNEPRLERGKAENWQEMNHIHSSNPLITANEENEETEGSDVPADYLFGDVEGDEDDLYMVDHENAPAEEHEYILPQEAFQLRHEIIDNPSAPDHLQDKVESPHVSGNEAETVCLTPIESFSLMSISQPLYDAYLPADYFNSLVKDMLHYYAEQGDVQMAVSVLIVLGDRIRKEIDEQTQEHWYTSYIDLLQRFKLWNVSNEVIKLSTCSSINCFNQASTSLHINCSNCKRPMSSKGWICDRCRQCASMCAVCHQVVKGLFVWCQGCSHGGHLQHIMNWLRTSSHCPAGCGHLCEYT
- the wdr24 gene encoding GATOR2 complex protein WDR24 isoform X3 yields the protein MEKMARVTTVLSGSTITGRTMFCHLDAPANAISVCRDAAQVVVAGRNIFKIYSIEEEQFVERANLRVGRKLSLNFSCADVVWHQMDDNLLATAATNGAVVTWNLGKPSRNKQDQLFTEHKRTVNKVCFHPNEVNMLLSGSQDGYMKCFDLRKRESVSTFSGQSESVRDVQFSIKDYFAFAASFENGNVQLWDIRRPDRYERMFTAHNGPVFCCDWHPDDRGWLATGGRDKMVKVWDLSTTRTKEVYCVQTIASVARVKWRPEMKYHLATCSMMVDHNIYVWDIRRPYIPFGMFEEHKDVTTGIIWRHIHDPYYLLSGSKDSTLYQHMFKDASRPVDRANPEGLCYGLFGDLAFAGKDSMFTSDSNRKTYGGERRYPIFFFKKPDLSEQFANVSSSLNVFEMEGGSNSVDWFVNMAQQYILTGRSLAELCDHNAKIAKELYRYQVAQTWTMLRIVYSSPGAISSVNLNQSIGKSGGLPLMNSLKELSVALNNEPRLERGKAENWQEMNHIHSSNPLITANEENEETEGSDVPADYLFGDVEGDEDDLYMVDHENAPAEEHEYILPQEAFQLRHEIIDNPSAPDHLQDKVESPHVSGNEAETVCLTPIESFSLMSISQPLYDAYLPADYFNSLVKDMLHYYAEQGDVQMAVSVLIVLGDRIRKEIDEQTQMPPVC
- the wdr24 gene encoding GATOR2 complex protein WDR24 isoform X2, with translation MEKMARVTTVLSGSTITGRTMFCHLDAPANAISVCRDAAQVVVAGRNIFKIYSIEEEQFVERANLRVGRKLSLNFSCADVVWHQMDDNLLATAATNGAVVTWNLGKPSRNKQDQLFTEHKRTVNKVCFHPNEVNMLLSGSQDGYMKCFDLRKRESVSTFSGQSESVRDVQFSIKDYFAFAASFENGNVQLWDIRRPDRYERMFTAHNGPVFCCDWHPDDRGWLATGGRDKMVKVWDLSTTRTKEVYCVQTIASVARVKWRPEMKYHLATCSMMVDHNIYVWDIRRPYIPFGMFEEHKDVTTGIIWRHIHDPYYLLSGSKDSTLYQHMFKDASRPVDRANPEGLCYGLFGDLAFAGKDSMFTSDSNRKTYGGERRYPIFFFKKPDLSEQFANVSSSLNVFEMEGGSNSVDWFVNMAQQYILTGRSLAELCDHNAKIAKELYRYQVAQTWTMLRIVYSSPGAISSVNLNQSIGKSGGLPLMNSLKELSVALNNEPRLERGKAENWQEMNHIHSSNPLITANEENEETEGSDVPADYLFGDVEGDEDDLYMVDHENAPEEHEYILPQEAFQLRHEIIDNPSAPDHLQDKVESPHVSGNEAETVCLTPIESFSLMSISQPLYDAYLPADYFNSLVKDMLHYYAEQGDVQMAVSVLIVLGDRIRKEIDEQTQEHWYTSYIDLLQRFKLWNVSNEVIKLSTCSSINCFNQASTSLHINCSNCKRPMSSKGWICDRCRQCASMCAVCHQVVKGLFVWCQGCSHGGHLQHIMNWLRTSSHCPAGCGHLCEYT